One genomic segment of Bdellovibrionales bacterium includes these proteins:
- the rpsF gene encoding 30S ribosomal protein S6, which translates to MLKKYEGVVILHPDCTELEQKAILKKNAGTIASFRGKINHLDTWGKRRLANQIKKNTMGIYFHTTFEADGDVIAELERTMKINERVLRFMHLRLDDRENLTKYLERYRDALQETANREKEREVKIQQRKAAGTQRRERF; encoded by the coding sequence ATTTTGAAGAAGTATGAAGGTGTTGTGATTCTTCACCCGGATTGCACCGAATTAGAACAAAAGGCCATTTTGAAGAAAAATGCAGGAACAATCGCAAGTTTTCGAGGAAAAATAAATCACCTCGATACGTGGGGAAAGCGTCGTTTGGCCAATCAAATAAAGAAGAATACGATGGGCATTTATTTTCATACGACATTTGAAGCGGATGGGGATGTTATTGCTGAACTCGAGCGAACGATGAAAATCAATGAGAGAGTGTTGCGATTCATGCATCTGCGATTGGATGATCGCGAGAATCTAACGAAATATTTAGAGCGCTACAGAGATGCCTTACAAGAGACGGCCAATCGCGAAAAAGAGCGAGAGGTAAAAATTCAGCAACGTAAGGCAGCCGGGACTCAACGGAGAGAGCGTTTTTAA
- a CDS encoding FHA domain-containing protein — MELAFFVLTGPAKGRLFPIQPGVTVGRLEGDIVLSDLKVSSKHARVERDNQGGLTLIDLGSTNGIKIDGQKVGSIKLNPGLRIQLGSSLLEVQIYTTENILKNSQEPLSNLNEKSGRERGEGEFHAISKIKVQPKAAEENKQLKWNEIAVEFLKSKKNRIKNRPKLLVPFSPPLILTFVRGLQFDTTWYLGYGPRTAGAESFDMPILETGAPGLCFEIWPTPQGPTFKTHHPNIVLLNNKPIANAHLKSGDMISIFDCQIKMGFDEKIQ, encoded by the coding sequence ATGGAGCTTGCATTTTTTGTTTTAACAGGCCCGGCCAAGGGGCGGCTTTTCCCCATCCAACCAGGAGTCACTGTCGGCCGTTTGGAGGGAGACATCGTCCTTTCTGATCTAAAGGTCTCAAGTAAACACGCTCGGGTGGAGAGGGACAATCAAGGAGGTTTGACTCTCATTGACCTTGGATCCACGAACGGTATCAAGATAGATGGTCAAAAGGTCGGGTCTATTAAGCTCAATCCAGGCTTGCGCATCCAGCTCGGAAGTTCTCTGCTTGAGGTTCAAATCTACACAACTGAAAATATCCTAAAGAACTCACAAGAGCCTCTCTCCAACCTAAACGAGAAGTCTGGCCGCGAAAGAGGAGAAGGCGAATTTCACGCAATCTCTAAAATCAAAGTCCAGCCCAAAGCCGCAGAAGAGAACAAACAGCTCAAGTGGAATGAGATAGCAGTTGAATTTCTCAAATCTAAGAAAAATAGAATCAAAAATCGCCCAAAGCTTCTTGTACCCTTTAGTCCCCCCCTCATACTCACTTTTGTGCGGGGACTCCAATTCGATACGACCTGGTACCTGGGGTACGGACCTCGAACCGCTGGGGCTGAGTCCTTTGATATGCCTATTCTCGAAACGGGCGCTCCAGGTCTTTGCTTTGAAATATGGCCCACGCCTCAAGGTCCTACATTTAAAACCCATCACCCCAATATCGTTTTGCTAAATAACAAACCCATAGCCAATGCACACTTGAAATCTGGAGATATGATCTCTATATTCGACTGTCAGATTAAGATGGGCTTCGATGAAAAAATTCAGTAA
- a CDS encoding fumarate reductase/succinate dehydrogenase flavoprotein subunit, with protein MATNKLDSKSPSGPIESSWERHKFNLKLVNPANKRKFNIVVVGTGLAGGSAAASLAELGYNVKAFCIQDSPRRAHSIAAQGGINAAKNYRNDGDSVYRLFYDTVKGGDFRARESNVYRLAQVSTQIIDHCVALGVPFAREYGGLLDNRSFGGAQVSRTFYARGQTGQQLLIGAYSSMMRQVKEGGVTLYPRREMLDLVLVDGIARGITVRNLTTGQIESHVADAVVLATGGYGNVFYLSTNAKNSNVTAAWRCHKKGAYFANPCFTQIHPTCIPVSGTYQSKLTLMSESLRNDGRVWVPAQKGDKRQPQGIPLAERDYYLERIYPSFGNLVPRDVASRQAKFRVDEGRGVGASGIAVYLDFKDALDRLGEAAVAEKYGNLFQMYEKITGENPYSVPMRIYPAVHYTMGGLWVDYNLQSTIPGLHVLGEANFSDHGANRLGASALMQGLADGFFVIPYTIGNFLASTKLPKIDENHDAFKASREEVTQKYNRLLAIKGSSTVDDFHRQLGHLMWEHVGMSRKADGLKQVGLEIRSLRDRFWQDVKVTGEPTFKNSELEKAGRVADFLELGELMALDALERNESCGGHFREEYQTPENEAMRDDGNFCHVSAWDYSQDGGKMHWNLHKEALLFEHVKLSTRSYK; from the coding sequence ATGGCCACAAATAAATTGGATAGTAAATCTCCCTCGGGCCCGATTGAATCATCCTGGGAAAGACACAAATTCAATCTGAAATTGGTGAACCCAGCAAATAAAAGAAAATTTAATATTGTTGTTGTAGGGACTGGTTTAGCCGGTGGCTCTGCAGCGGCGAGCTTGGCTGAACTTGGGTACAACGTAAAGGCCTTTTGTATCCAGGACTCACCTCGCCGGGCTCATTCGATTGCGGCTCAGGGCGGCATTAATGCTGCGAAAAATTATCGCAATGACGGAGATTCCGTTTACCGCCTGTTCTATGACACGGTCAAGGGAGGAGATTTTCGCGCTCGAGAAAGCAATGTTTATCGATTGGCTCAGGTCTCAACTCAAATTATCGATCATTGCGTGGCATTGGGCGTTCCTTTTGCGAGAGAATACGGGGGGCTGCTCGATAATCGATCGTTTGGGGGAGCCCAAGTGTCGCGCACCTTCTATGCTCGAGGCCAGACTGGTCAGCAGTTATTGATTGGGGCTTACTCTTCCATGATGAGACAGGTGAAGGAAGGTGGGGTTACCCTTTATCCGCGACGAGAAATGTTGGACTTAGTTTTGGTTGATGGCATAGCCAGAGGGATCACTGTCAGAAATCTGACCACAGGTCAGATAGAATCCCATGTTGCCGACGCTGTGGTGCTAGCCACTGGCGGTTATGGTAACGTTTTCTATTTATCGACAAACGCAAAGAATTCAAATGTCACAGCGGCCTGGCGCTGCCATAAAAAGGGTGCTTATTTTGCTAACCCTTGTTTTACTCAAATTCATCCGACATGTATCCCGGTTTCGGGTACCTATCAGTCGAAGCTAACTCTTATGTCTGAGTCTCTTCGTAACGATGGTCGAGTTTGGGTTCCCGCACAGAAAGGTGATAAGCGACAACCTCAAGGAATACCTCTGGCAGAACGTGATTACTATCTAGAGAGGATTTATCCGAGCTTCGGAAATCTTGTGCCTCGCGATGTTGCTTCTCGGCAGGCCAAGTTTCGCGTTGATGAGGGGCGCGGAGTGGGGGCTTCTGGGATTGCTGTATATCTAGATTTTAAAGATGCCCTCGATCGGTTGGGAGAGGCTGCGGTTGCCGAAAAGTACGGCAATCTCTTTCAAATGTATGAGAAAATAACTGGAGAAAATCCGTACTCTGTACCCATGAGAATCTATCCGGCCGTTCATTATACGATGGGGGGGCTTTGGGTTGATTACAATTTGCAAAGCACAATTCCGGGACTTCATGTTTTGGGAGAAGCCAATTTTTCTGATCATGGCGCCAACAGGCTTGGAGCTTCGGCGCTGATGCAGGGACTTGCAGATGGTTTCTTCGTGATTCCCTATACTATAGGAAATTTTTTGGCATCGACCAAACTGCCAAAAATAGATGAAAATCATGATGCCTTTAAGGCAAGTCGAGAGGAAGTAACGCAGAAATACAATCGCCTTTTGGCTATAAAGGGGTCTTCTACCGTTGACGATTTTCACCGTCAATTGGGACACTTGATGTGGGAGCATGTGGGTATGTCGAGGAAGGCGGATGGGCTGAAGCAGGTTGGCTTGGAAATTCGAAGTCTTCGGGACCGTTTTTGGCAGGACGTGAAAGTGACCGGTGAACCCACTTTCAAGAATTCTGAACTTGAAAAGGCGGGCCGTGTGGCTGATTTCTTAGAACTGGGTGAGCTGATGGCCTTAGATGCCTTGGAGAGAAATGAATCTTGCGGAGGACATTTTCGAGAGGAGTATCAGACCCCCGAAAATGAAGCGATGCGCGACGATGGAAACTTTTGTCATGTATCTGCTTGGGACTACTCTCAAGATGGAGGGAAGATGCATTGGAATTTACACAAAGAGGCTCTTTTGTTTGAGCATGTGAAATTATCAACTCGTAGTTATAAGTAA
- a CDS encoding S8 family serine peptidase encodes MLNHGRLLHSTKLLAFLLCLNLVCTLALAEGDVPAVPGEFLVKLKTGNSRKLPPSVLGKMLGGLVRYLSSQSGSVLVRRPAIEIASSALQKLSESPFVEYAEPNYIYKINRLPNDPELSKLWGLINVGQPDSAGSEGIFGVDIGVESAWNLSVGSSAVVVAVIDTGVDETLPDLSPNMWVNAQEQDGVAGVDDDNNGFVDDVHGYDFANKDGSPRDDHGHGSHCSGTIGAKGNDNLGIVGVAWNVKIMAVKFLGADGSGNLADAVESIDYATAMGANIMNNSWGGGGYSKALEEAIQRSERAGVLFVAAAGNSSLNSDVKPSYPASYTVGNIISVAAVDNKGELAEFSNWGKASVHVAAPGVNIFSTTPSGYESWSGTSMAAPHVSGVAALLLASDMGLNGIELKRRLISFAKPSRRLRNKVISGMVNAYHAITQTPHQPDAEDPFNWMQESYSISSPHPYTDNYTETWKISHPGASKIAVLFSKFETELNYDVVTFSDLNGTIVGSWSGDNEDTFSPVVNGDTMIITIKSDNSVGKYGFDIKAIAFK; translated from the coding sequence ATGCTCAATCATGGAAGATTGCTGCACAGTACTAAGCTTTTGGCTTTCCTTTTGTGTTTGAATTTAGTTTGCACATTGGCACTTGCAGAAGGGGACGTTCCCGCGGTACCCGGAGAATTTTTGGTTAAATTAAAAACGGGAAATAGCAGAAAATTGCCACCAAGTGTTCTGGGGAAAATGTTGGGTGGACTCGTTCGCTATTTGTCTTCACAATCCGGTTCCGTATTGGTGAGAAGACCTGCTATCGAAATAGCTTCTTCAGCCCTTCAAAAATTGTCTGAAAGCCCTTTTGTTGAATATGCGGAGCCAAACTATATATATAAAATAAATCGGCTTCCGAATGATCCTGAGCTATCAAAACTATGGGGATTGATCAACGTGGGACAGCCCGATTCTGCAGGCTCGGAGGGGATATTCGGTGTCGATATTGGCGTTGAAAGTGCCTGGAATTTGTCAGTTGGTTCCTCCGCCGTTGTGGTTGCGGTGATCGATACCGGAGTAGATGAAACTCTGCCTGATCTGAGTCCCAATATGTGGGTGAATGCACAGGAACAAGATGGCGTGGCAGGTGTAGATGATGACAATAATGGATTCGTGGATGATGTCCATGGATATGATTTTGCGAACAAAGATGGTAGTCCCAGAGATGATCATGGCCATGGCTCCCATTGTTCTGGAACTATTGGGGCCAAAGGAAATGATAATTTGGGGATTGTGGGCGTAGCGTGGAATGTGAAGATCATGGCAGTGAAGTTTCTTGGAGCCGATGGGTCTGGAAATTTAGCAGATGCTGTTGAATCCATTGATTATGCGACCGCCATGGGCGCAAATATTATGAATAATTCATGGGGTGGTGGAGGCTACAGCAAAGCTCTTGAGGAAGCAATTCAGCGCTCTGAGAGAGCGGGTGTACTTTTTGTCGCAGCAGCTGGCAATTCATCTTTAAATAGCGATGTGAAACCTTCCTACCCTGCGAGTTATACTGTGGGAAATATTATTTCAGTCGCTGCCGTGGACAACAAAGGAGAACTGGCAGAATTCTCTAATTGGGGCAAAGCTTCAGTCCATGTGGCTGCGCCTGGAGTGAATATCTTTAGCACAACACCATCTGGTTATGAATCTTGGTCCGGAACCTCTATGGCAGCACCCCATGTCTCAGGGGTTGCGGCTCTCCTTTTGGCTTCAGACATGGGCTTGAATGGCATTGAACTCAAAAGGAGATTGATTTCATTTGCCAAACCAAGCCGCCGGTTGAGAAATAAAGTCATATCTGGAATGGTAAATGCTTATCATGCTATTACCCAAACCCCTCATCAGCCAGATGCGGAGGACCCGTTTAACTGGATGCAGGAGTCGTATTCAATATCTTCCCCTCATCCTTATACAGATAACTACACTGAGACATGGAAAATCAGCCACCCTGGCGCAAGTAAGATAGCTGTTCTATTTTCAAAATTTGAAACTGAATTAAACTATGATGTGGTGACGTTTAGCGATCTAAATGGAACAATTGTCGGTTCATGGTCAGGAGACAATGAAGACACCTTCTCCCCAGTGGTCAACGGAGACACAATGATAATAACAATAAAGAGTGATAACAGCGTTGGTAAGTATGGATTTGATATCAAAGCAATAGCCTTTAAATAA
- a CDS encoding alpha/beta hydrolase, with the protein MKKFSKSTGYFKSFDGTRIYFEVRGSGKPLILAYGIGCLINHWQHQIKYFSRSYQTITFDYRAHHLSDTPADRKDLNVDGMARDIRGLLDHLEIEQASLWGHSFGAQVITRAYDMFPESIANMIFINGFVTDPIKGMFGNDLASSVFTFFKAGYKTLPETISYIWKRAINNPMAIQALTLAGGFNLSLTSLKDIEIYVRGIASMDLDSFITIFEQMMKFDGLPILERITCPVLIIAGSKDTVTPLKFQEEMHRRICNSQLLVVPYGSHCTQLDMPEFVNLRIDKFLKENGHFAK; encoded by the coding sequence ATGAAAAAATTCAGTAAAAGTACCGGCTATTTCAAAAGCTTTGACGGAACTCGAATCTATTTTGAGGTTCGCGGCAGCGGCAAACCTTTGATTCTTGCCTACGGGATCGGTTGCCTCATCAACCACTGGCAACACCAAATTAAATATTTCTCCAGAAGCTACCAAACAATTACTTTTGATTACCGAGCTCACCATTTATCCGATACTCCCGCCGACCGTAAGGATCTTAACGTAGACGGGATGGCCAGAGACATTCGAGGCCTCCTCGATCACCTGGAAATAGAACAGGCGAGCCTCTGGGGTCACAGCTTTGGAGCGCAGGTAATTACTCGGGCCTACGACATGTTCCCAGAATCCATAGCCAACATGATTTTTATAAACGGCTTTGTGACCGACCCAATCAAAGGGATGTTTGGCAACGATTTAGCTAGCTCCGTATTCACTTTCTTTAAGGCCGGTTATAAAACTTTGCCAGAAACTATATCCTATATATGGAAACGAGCCATTAACAATCCCATGGCCATTCAGGCTTTGACTCTTGCAGGTGGATTCAACTTAAGCTTGACGAGCTTGAAGGATATCGAGATCTATGTTCGTGGTATCGCTTCAATGGATCTCGACTCATTTATCACTATCTTTGAACAAATGATGAAGTTTGACGGCCTACCAATTCTTGAGAGAATCACCTGCCCAGTTTTAATTATTGCTGGAAGTAAAGACACCGTAACTCCGTTGAAATTCCAAGAAGAAATGCACCGTCGAATTTGCAATAGCCAACTTTTAGTTGTTCCCTACGGTTCTCATTGCACACAGTTGGATATGCCAGAATTTGTAAACCTCAGGATTGATAAGTTTTTGAAAGAAAACGGTCACTTTGCAAAATAA
- a CDS encoding succinate dehydrogenase/fumarate reductase iron-sulfur subunit, protein MNLKLKVWRQNGPEDKGYFMEYELKEISTDASFLEMLDVMNEQLVKIGEAAVEFDHDCREGICGACSLVINGNPHGPDGSTTTCQLHMRRFQDGDTVVIEPFRAKAFPVIKDLMVDRSAFDRIISAGGYVSTSTGSAQDANAIPIGKDKADRSFSAATCIGCGACVAVCMNASANLFVSAKLAHLSLLPQGEVEKHGRVLEMVRQMDKEGFGGCTNTGACAAACPKDISLESIAQMNRQFLIGSVLER, encoded by the coding sequence ATAAATTTAAAGCTTAAGGTGTGGAGGCAAAATGGTCCTGAAGATAAGGGCTATTTTATGGAATATGAATTGAAGGAAATATCCACTGATGCTTCTTTCTTAGAAATGCTCGATGTGATGAATGAGCAATTGGTAAAGATCGGTGAGGCAGCTGTTGAATTCGATCATGATTGCAGAGAGGGAATCTGTGGAGCTTGCTCTCTGGTCATCAATGGTAACCCTCATGGACCGGATGGGAGCACCACGACTTGTCAGCTGCATATGCGTCGATTTCAAGATGGAGATACTGTTGTTATCGAACCATTTAGGGCAAAGGCCTTTCCTGTCATAAAGGACTTAATGGTTGATAGATCTGCATTTGATCGAATTATATCTGCAGGCGGGTATGTATCAACTTCGACAGGAAGTGCGCAAGATGCGAATGCCATACCCATCGGCAAGGATAAGGCTGATCGCTCTTTTTCGGCTGCGACCTGTATCGGCTGCGGAGCTTGTGTTGCTGTTTGTATGAATGCTTCTGCAAATTTATTTGTTTCGGCAAAATTAGCTCACCTCTCTCTTCTTCCACAAGGTGAGGTTGAGAAACACGGAAGAGTTCTAGAAATGGTGAGACAGATGGACAAAGAGGGATTTGGCGGATGCACGAACACAGGGGCCTGTGCCGCAGCATGCCCAAAAGATATCTCTCTCGAGAGCATTGCTCAAATGAATCGCCAATTTTTGATTGGTTCAGTTCTCGAAAGATAG